CAACAATAACTGCGACCGTACACTCATCGAAACATCTCCCCTTTAAACAGATAGAACATTTGTAATTGAACGCCCTCAATGCCGTCATCGAGCGGCGAATGGTATGTGATATTGAAAGCAACATGCTTGAACGATAAACCGGCATTCAACAGGATGTTGAATGAGGTCTGACTGCGATCAGCGTATTGCTGATCCAAAAAACCACCGCCATCGACCGTGTGGCGGTTTTTATAATCATTGAGACCCGCCTGAAAACCGAGACCGACCCAGGGTCGATACGTCTGCGAAACGTTAAAGGCGTGCTGAGCAATACCACTCAGTGACAAGCTGGTGACTTGCTGGCCCACGGTATTAACGCCAGGCTCTAGAGTAAAACGACGGTAGCTTAACTCGCTAAATACTCGGATGTAGGGATGGTTACGACTGAGCGGTGTAACCATCAAGCCGCTCAAATATCCCAAACTAGTATCCCCCGTGGAACCGTC
Above is a window of Gammaproteobacteria bacterium DNA encoding:
- a CDS encoding porin family protein; amino-acid sequence: MKKAIITTILTTAVLSQNAFSAQPQSTRFGVGVSAANFTVNDPDGSTGDTSLGYLSGLMVTPLSRNHPYIRVFSELSYRRFTLEPGVNTVGQQVTSLSLSGIAQHAFNVSQTYRPWVGLGFQAGLNDYKNRHTVDGGGFLDQQYADRSQTSFNILLNAGLSFKHVAFNITYHSPLDDGIEGVQLQMFYLFKGEMFR